The following are encoded together in the Coriobacteriia bacterium genome:
- the glmU gene encoding bifunctional UDP-N-acetylglucosamine diphosphorylase/glucosamine-1-phosphate N-acetyltransferase GlmU: MSTTALILAAGEGTRMKSALPKVAHEVLGVPMVRHVVDAVRAAGVERVAVVTGHGAEVVESLLSGAGVEFVRQDVQHGTGHAVLCAEPLLGATEGSLLVLAGDCPLFTPETLAVLIAERERAGAAAVVLTTRLADPSGYGRIIRGGLGGVTRIVEDRDLTPEQRAITEINTSTYCFDAQSLFGHLRQLESSNAQGEYYLTDMIAVLRAEGLEVAAVEAPEATETLGINTRVQLAEAGRVLQHRINERHMLAGVTMTDPDLVWIGPRVRLGRDVMIEPMTRLMGETVIGDGCVLGPDARIADSTIGACCTIDSSIVLGCTLGDRVSVGPRAYLRPGTVMADDSKAGTSVEIKNSRIGEGSKVPHLSYIGDAEVGRGVNIGAGTITCNYDGANKHRTVIGDGAFIGSDTMLVAPVEIGEGAFTGAGSAIAHDVPARALAVERTEQRTIEEWMARKRESTQGDG, translated from the coding sequence ATGAGCACGACTGCCCTCATTCTCGCTGCGGGCGAGGGCACTCGCATGAAGTCCGCACTCCCGAAGGTGGCGCACGAGGTGCTTGGCGTGCCTATGGTGCGCCACGTTGTGGATGCGGTTCGCGCGGCTGGCGTGGAGCGCGTCGCGGTGGTGACCGGGCACGGAGCCGAGGTCGTCGAGTCGCTGCTGTCCGGCGCCGGCGTTGAGTTCGTGCGCCAGGACGTCCAGCACGGGACGGGACACGCGGTCCTGTGCGCCGAGCCGCTGCTGGGCGCCACCGAGGGCTCGCTCCTCGTGCTGGCGGGCGACTGTCCGCTCTTCACGCCCGAGACGCTCGCGGTGCTCATCGCCGAGCGCGAACGTGCCGGTGCCGCAGCTGTTGTGCTCACGACGCGTCTGGCGGATCCGTCAGGATACGGACGCATCATTCGCGGCGGTCTGGGCGGCGTCACTCGCATCGTCGAGGACCGCGACCTCACGCCTGAGCAGCGCGCCATCACGGAGATCAACACGAGCACCTACTGCTTCGACGCGCAGTCGCTCTTCGGCCACCTGCGGCAGCTCGAGAGCAGCAACGCGCAGGGCGAGTACTACCTCACGGACATGATCGCTGTGCTTCGCGCCGAGGGGCTGGAGGTCGCGGCTGTCGAAGCACCGGAAGCGACCGAGACGCTGGGCATCAACACACGCGTGCAGCTTGCCGAGGCAGGCCGGGTGCTCCAGCACCGTATCAACGAGCGGCACATGCTTGCGGGCGTGACGATGACCGATCCCGATCTCGTGTGGATCGGGCCACGCGTGCGGCTTGGCCGAGACGTGATGATCGAGCCGATGACGCGCCTGATGGGCGAGACGGTCATCGGCGACGGGTGCGTCCTCGGCCCGGATGCGCGAATCGCCGATTCGACCATTGGCGCATGCTGCACCATCGACTCCTCGATCGTGCTCGGTTGCACGCTCGGTGACCGCGTGAGCGTCGGTCCGCGTGCCTACCTGCGGCCGGGCACCGTGATGGCCGATGACTCGAAGGCCGGCACCAGCGTCGAGATCAAGAACTCGCGCATCGGCGAGGGCTCCAAAGTCCCGCATCTGTCCTACATCGGCGATGCCGAGGTAGGCCGTGGGGTCAACATCGGTGCGGGTACGATAACCTGTAACTACGACGGCGCGAACAAGCACCGGACCGTGATCGGCGATGGCGCCTTCATCGGTTCGGACACCATGCTGGTGGCGCCTGTGGAAATCGGGGAGGGCGCGTTCACGGGCGCGGGCAGCGCCATCGCGCACGACGTACCGGCCCGCGCGCTGGCTGTGGAGCGTACGGAGCAGCGCACGATCGAGGAGTGGATGGCGCGCAAGCGCGAGAGCACGCAGGGCGACGGGTAA
- a CDS encoding 3D domain-containing protein — MRKPVHPARHLRTSHIVVLVVAALVIPLTVSGLMWAKKGVTVVVDGKTAYHTTEAETVSEVLEEVDIVLDEGDIVSPVPETHVIDGTEIVVRQAVPVTIECNGATIEVSVIGCTVADALVTAGIDPSIGVHVTPSVEAELSEDMTITATDVFTRIVREDGEIPCETVIEEDPTLLAGKTRVAQEGAPGSGIRVWEVLMVGSAETTRTLKAEEVLVASVPKVIKVGTRVPTARGSTYLRPGADPKAGAPASGTTLEVTATAYTPWDAGCGGINVIERKLKSYKIPENWGIVAVDPSVIPLGTKLYVPGYGYAIAADTGGAIKGAKIDVCYWTGGETPARSASRIWGRRSVTITIVE, encoded by the coding sequence ATGCGTAAGCCGGTGCATCCGGCCCGCCACTTGAGGACCTCGCACATCGTCGTACTCGTCGTCGCAGCACTCGTCATACCACTCACCGTATCCGGACTCATGTGGGCCAAGAAGGGCGTGACAGTCGTCGTTGACGGCAAGACCGCCTATCACACCACCGAAGCCGAGACCGTCTCTGAGGTCCTCGAGGAGGTCGACATCGTCCTCGATGAGGGCGATATCGTGAGCCCGGTCCCGGAGACGCACGTGATCGACGGCACCGAGATCGTCGTTCGCCAGGCGGTTCCGGTGACGATCGAGTGCAACGGCGCCACGATCGAGGTGTCCGTCATCGGCTGCACGGTCGCCGACGCGCTTGTCACTGCGGGCATCGACCCGTCGATCGGCGTGCACGTCACACCTTCGGTGGAAGCCGAGCTCTCCGAGGACATGACGATCACCGCTACCGACGTCTTCACGCGCATCGTGCGCGAGGACGGCGAAATCCCGTGTGAGACGGTCATTGAAGAGGACCCGACGCTGCTTGCGGGCAAGACCCGCGTGGCGCAGGAGGGCGCTCCCGGTTCAGGCATCCGCGTGTGGGAGGTCCTCATGGTGGGTTCCGCCGAGACCACCCGCACCCTCAAGGCGGAGGAAGTCCTCGTGGCATCCGTGCCCAAAGTCATCAAGGTCGGCACGCGCGTGCCGACCGCGCGTGGGAGCACGTATCTGCGCCCTGGCGCCGATCCCAAGGCCGGGGCCCCTGCATCCGGGACTACGCTCGAAGTGACCGCCACCGCGTACACGCCGTGGGATGCCGGCTGCGGCGGCATCAACGTGATCGAGCGCAAGCTCAAGTCGTACAAGATCCCCGAGAACTGGGGCATCGTGGCCGTCGATCCCTCGGTCATCCCGCTCGGCACAAAGCTCTACGTGCCCGGCTACGGCTACGCGATTGCGGCCGACACCGGAGGCGCCATCAAGGGCGCCAAGATCGACGTCTGCTACTGGACCGGTGGCGAGACGCCAGCCCGGTCCGCCTCGCGCATATGGGGCCGCCGCTCGGTGACCATCACGATCGTCGAGTAG
- a CDS encoding flavodoxin family protein, whose translation MSRAPVVLGIAGSPRRHGNSDRLLAAALDGAREAGAEVRTLVAAEAALKHCLGCNACSLTGECIQHDGGPAVYEAIDAADAIIVASPVYFAGVPGVLKALLDRMQPYWARTYVLKRPRPERRPGAILIARGGGDPYGAEHAEASVRSVLAVLDIDVLGVVRAVGVDEPGDVEAHPGSIAEARSLGAQVAVEAARRIRQR comes from the coding sequence ATGAGCCGCGCGCCGGTCGTCCTCGGCATAGCGGGCAGCCCCCGCCGCCACGGCAACAGCGACCGGCTGCTCGCCGCCGCGCTCGACGGTGCTCGCGAGGCGGGTGCCGAGGTCCGCACGCTTGTGGCTGCCGAGGCCGCGCTCAAGCACTGCCTCGGCTGCAACGCGTGTTCGCTCACGGGCGAGTGCATCCAGCACGACGGGGGACCGGCGGTCTACGAGGCGATCGACGCCGCTGATGCCATCATCGTTGCGAGCCCGGTCTACTTCGCGGGCGTGCCGGGGGTGCTCAAGGCGCTTCTCGATCGCATGCAGCCGTACTGGGCGCGCACGTACGTCCTCAAGCGACCGCGGCCGGAGCGACGGCCGGGTGCGATCCTGATCGCGCGTGGCGGCGGCGACCCGTACGGGGCCGAGCACGCCGAGGCCAGCGTGCGCAGCGTGCTTGCGGTGCTCGACATCGATGTTCTCGGTGTCGTGCGCGCTGTCGGTGTGGACGAACCGGGCGACGTCGAGGCCCATCCCGGGTCGATTGCGGAAGCCCGCTCGCTTGGCGCGCAGGTGGCGGTTGAGGCTGCGCGGCGCATCCGCCAGCGATAG
- a CDS encoding AbrB/MazE/SpoVT family DNA-binding domain-containing protein, whose product MNDTGIVRRVDDLGRIVIPMELRRTLGIHVKDPISISVDGEKIVLEKYRESCVICGSEEDVRKVKDRPVCAGCIAEIKRK is encoded by the coding sequence ATGAACGACACGGGCATCGTCCGCCGCGTGGACGACCTCGGCCGCATCGTCATCCCGATGGAGCTCAGGCGCACGCTCGGCATCCACGTGAAGGACCCGATCTCGATATCGGTCGACGGCGAGAAGATCGTCCTCGAGAAGTACCGCGAATCGTGCGTGATCTGTGGCAGCGAAGAGGACGTGCGCAAGGTCAAGGACCGGCCGGTGTGCGCCGGGTGCATCGCGGAGATCAAGCGGAAGTAG
- a CDS encoding type II toxin-antitoxin system Phd/YefM family antitoxin — translation MSETRSLADVKAHLSEIVDLVESQHERVVITRHGRPVAVIVSPADLESIEETLGILSAPGAMEGIRAAEGEIGRGEFLTAAELRAKYLTKE, via the coding sequence ATGTCTGAGACCCGCTCACTTGCTGATGTCAAAGCTCACCTCTCCGAGATCGTCGATCTCGTCGAGAGTCAGCACGAGCGCGTGGTCATCACCCGGCATGGCCGCCCCGTCGCGGTGATCGTGAGCCCCGCCGACCTCGAAAGCATCGAGGAGACCCTGGGCATACTGTCCGCGCCCGGCGCTATGGAGGGCATCCGCGCTGCCGAAGGCGAGATCGGCCGAGGCGAGTTCCTCACCGCTGCCGAGCTCCGCGCGAAGTACCTCACGAAGGAGTAG
- the ispE gene encoding 4-(cytidine 5'-diphospho)-2-C-methyl-D-erythritol kinase, with amino-acid sequence MALRIAAPAKINLHLAVGQLAPDGYHPVDTVLQTLAFGDTVSITLGGTGFTCTPDLGLAADENLAWRAARAMAEEFGHPLDMAIAVEKRVPAGAGLGGASADAAAVLVGLATLWGAEAGDRRLVDIARSLGADVPFFLEGGAALFTGRGDVLARRLRALEAPIVLVKPDTGVPTGAAYAAFDALGITAPVSADSLIEALEADDVRGAASLLYNAMTPASVGLVPDVAEALAHVAGSAGVFGAAMAGSGSAVFGICASTASAEDCAAAARAAGLWAVSTRTQPEGCVVEAF; translated from the coding sequence ATGGCACTTCGCATCGCCGCTCCGGCCAAGATCAACCTGCACCTCGCCGTCGGTCAGCTCGCGCCGGACGGCTATCACCCCGTAGACACGGTGCTCCAGACGCTTGCGTTCGGCGACACGGTTTCCATCACGCTCGGGGGCACGGGTTTCACATGCACGCCGGACCTGGGCCTGGCGGCTGACGAGAATCTCGCGTGGCGCGCGGCCCGTGCGATGGCCGAGGAGTTCGGCCACCCGCTCGACATGGCGATCGCGGTCGAAAAGCGGGTGCCTGCGGGCGCCGGGCTCGGCGGCGCGAGCGCGGATGCTGCTGCTGTCCTCGTCGGGCTGGCGACACTATGGGGCGCTGAGGCTGGGGATCGCAGGCTCGTCGACATCGCCCGCTCGCTGGGTGCGGATGTGCCGTTCTTCCTCGAGGGCGGCGCGGCGCTCTTCACCGGACGCGGTGACGTGCTCGCCCGTCGCCTCCGCGCACTCGAGGCCCCCATCGTGCTCGTCAAGCCTGATACAGGCGTGCCCACGGGCGCTGCGTACGCGGCGTTCGACGCGCTCGGCATTACGGCCCCGGTGTCGGCTGATTCGCTCATCGAGGCGCTCGAAGCGGATGACGTTCGAGGCGCGGCGAGCCTTCTCTACAACGCGATGACGCCCGCGTCCGTGGGTCTGGTGCCTGACGTCGCCGAAGCGCTCGCGCACGTTGCTGGCAGCGCCGGCGTCTTCGGAGCGGCGATGGCTGGCAGCGGCTCGGCCGTCTTCGGCATCTGCGCAAGCACCGCCTCGGCCGAGGACTGCGCTGCCGCAGCACGCGCCGCGGGGCTGTGGGCTGTCTCCACCCGCACTCAGCCGGAGGGCTGCGTGGTTGAAGCATTCTGA
- the spoVG gene encoding septation regulator SpoVG, which translates to MDITKVTLRPVAMNKVCAIASIVIDDVFVIHDLRVVNGDKGLFVAMPSRKLPSGEFRDICHPINSDARQQIQDAVLTEFESEGGIGAFEAAAAALAV; encoded by the coding sequence ATGGACATAACAAAGGTCACTCTCCGTCCGGTCGCGATGAACAAGGTCTGCGCGATCGCGAGCATCGTCATCGATGACGTGTTCGTGATCCATGACCTGCGCGTGGTGAACGGTGACAAGGGCCTCTTCGTGGCGATGCCGTCTCGCAAGTTGCCGAGCGGCGAGTTCCGCGATATCTGCCATCCCATCAATTCCGACGCGCGGCAGCAGATCCAGGACGCCGTGCTCACCGAGTTCGAGTCCGAGGGTGGGATCGGCGCGTTCGAGGCCGCGGCCGCCGCACTCGCGGTATAG
- a CDS encoding Veg family protein, whose product MDTMNQVQVVGRIRSDLESMMGSRMKLKANMGRSKVLEREGVLEQTHPSLFVLKIDEKRGRTTRVSYSYVDILTGTVELTHCETGECIFPWLN is encoded by the coding sequence ATGGACACCATGAATCAAGTTCAGGTCGTCGGGCGTATTCGTTCCGATCTCGAGTCCATGATGGGCTCGCGCATGAAGCTCAAGGCGAATATGGGTCGCTCGAAGGTCCTGGAGCGGGAAGGCGTTCTCGAGCAGACGCACCCGAGCCTGTTCGTTCTCAAGATTGATGAGAAGCGTGGCCGCACTACACGCGTGTCCTACAGCTATGTGGATATCCTCACCGGAACGGTGGAATTGACCCACTGCGAGACGGGCGAGTGTATCTTCCCGTGGCTCAACTAG
- the rsmA gene encoding 16S rRNA (adenine(1518)-N(6)/adenine(1519)-N(6))-dimethyltransferase RsmA, with the protein MPHSRLASPSATIGVLKRHGLYTRKSLGQHFLIDDNIVGRIIESAAIEPGEPVLEIGPGIGTLTDALLTAGANVVAVEYDTRLVPVLAELEAHSGSLSVVHADAVTVPTNRLVTPAGAVRALVANLPYAVAATVVLRFLEELPALERAVVMVQAEVAERMAADPGSKSYGAYTVKLALRATAGARFTVPRSCFLPPPRVDSAVIRLDRAERGLPVRLLTSAARAADAAFTQRRKTLRNSLAAGLGLAVSEASAMLEEAGIDGSLRAENLEVEQYIELGRVLQSRSS; encoded by the coding sequence ATGCCTCACTCCCGCCTGGCCAGTCCCTCGGCTACCATCGGCGTGCTCAAGCGCCACGGGCTCTACACCCGCAAGTCGCTCGGGCAGCACTTTCTCATCGACGACAACATCGTGGGGCGCATCATCGAGTCCGCTGCAATCGAGCCGGGCGAGCCTGTGCTCGAGATCGGACCAGGGATCGGCACGCTCACCGATGCGCTATTGACGGCTGGTGCCAACGTTGTGGCGGTCGAGTACGACACCCGGCTGGTGCCCGTGCTGGCCGAGTTGGAGGCGCACTCCGGCTCGCTCTCGGTCGTGCATGCCGATGCCGTGACGGTGCCCACCAACCGGCTTGTGACGCCCGCAGGAGCAGTCCGGGCGCTTGTGGCGAACCTCCCGTACGCCGTCGCGGCCACGGTCGTGTTGCGGTTCTTGGAGGAGCTGCCCGCGCTCGAGCGTGCGGTCGTGATGGTTCAGGCAGAGGTCGCCGAGCGCATGGCGGCCGACCCGGGGAGCAAGTCGTACGGCGCCTACACCGTCAAGCTCGCACTCCGAGCCACCGCCGGCGCGCGATTCACCGTGCCCCGCTCGTGTTTTCTGCCGCCGCCGCGCGTGGACTCCGCGGTCATCCGGCTCGATCGTGCCGAGCGAGGACTACCTGTGAGACTCCTCACGTCGGCGGCGCGGGCCGCAGATGCCGCGTTCACGCAGCGTCGCAAGACGCTCCGCAACTCGCTGGCAGCGGGTCTTGGCCTCGCGGTGTCAGAGGCGTCGGCCATGCTCGAAGAGGCGGGAATCGACGGCTCGCTGCGTGCCGAGAATCTTGAGGTCGAACAGTACATCGAGCTCGGGAGAGTGCTGCAAAGCCGCAGCTCATAG
- a CDS encoding TatD family hydrolase, whose translation MVETLPTLPDLGVPSVDAHAHLDMLEDPVAALVRAAQAGIALVATVVDLSESPETTLDGLSGWLTSASELLAPEGLQTPEVRLIAGWHPHNAKEGDEAMFTRLRELASDSRVGAFGELGLDFHYDHSPRDDQRAWFRRHLELAHEVGLPVEIHLREAHDEGLALLAEVGAPSAGCVIHCFTEGPELAERFLELGCFISFAGPVTFKKADALREAARIVPLTRLLVETDCPFLAPDPYRGRRNEPAFAVLNAAAVAAAKGIEPAEVANAALANARALFAREHLR comes from the coding sequence ATGGTCGAAACGCTGCCCACACTTCCGGACCTCGGCGTGCCGAGCGTGGACGCGCACGCGCATCTCGACATGCTCGAAGACCCCGTAGCCGCGCTCGTGCGGGCGGCCCAGGCCGGCATCGCGCTCGTGGCCACCGTTGTCGACCTCTCGGAGAGCCCCGAGACCACGCTGGACGGCCTCAGCGGCTGGCTCACCTCCGCGAGCGAGCTGCTGGCGCCTGAGGGACTCCAGACGCCCGAGGTGCGCCTGATCGCGGGCTGGCACCCGCACAACGCCAAGGAAGGCGACGAGGCGATGTTCACGCGCCTGCGCGAACTGGCGAGCGATTCGCGCGTAGGTGCCTTCGGCGAGCTGGGTCTCGACTTCCACTACGACCACTCGCCGCGCGACGACCAGCGCGCGTGGTTCCGGCGGCACCTCGAGCTTGCGCACGAAGTGGGCCTGCCCGTGGAGATCCACCTGCGCGAGGCGCACGACGAGGGGCTCGCGCTCCTCGCCGAGGTGGGCGCCCCGTCCGCCGGCTGCGTGATCCACTGTTTCACCGAGGGCCCGGAGCTCGCCGAGCGCTTCCTGGAGCTCGGCTGCTTCATCTCCTTCGCCGGCCCCGTGACCTTCAAGAAGGCCGACGCGCTCCGCGAGGCCGCACGTATCGTGCCGCTCACGCGGCTGCTCGTGGAGACCGACTGCCCGTTCCTCGCGCCCGACCCGTACCGTGGGCGTCGCAACGAGCCCGCATTCGCAGTGCTCAACGCGGCCGCCGTGGCTGCCGCCAAGGGCATCGAGCCCGCCGAGGTGGCCAACGCCGCCCTCGCCAACGCACGCGCGCTCTTCGCGCGGGAGCACCTGCGATGA
- the metG gene encoding methionine--tRNA ligase, producing the protein MSKAPFYVTTPIYYVNAEPHLGTAYTTIAADAIARYRRMTGNDVRFLTGLDEHGQKIAQAAEEHDMDPQAWVDSIAPKFQEAWAMLGITYDDFIRTTEERHKRGVAAFWTKLHDEGWLYQGHYEGWYCVPDETFWTEEQLEDGKCPQCGRDVQQIREDNWFFKLSEFGDRLLEFYAANPEFVQPDTRRNEVVSFVTGGLKDLSISRTNFTWGVPLPFADGHVTYVWIDALLNYITALGYGSDDPADAERFARYWPADYHFVGKDIIRFHCVIWPAMLMAAGIAPPKSVFAHGFLLTKGEKMSKSKGNAQTPASLVERFGVDAYRYYFLRDVAFGHDGSISMEAMVQRYNGDLANDWGNLCSRLFNMTEKYFEGLAPAAPDLENETDEDETMRAIAGSLPETYEDHMRRLDYSAALESAWELIKYANRYIENAAPWTLAKEGDTARLGAVLYNALEAVRIAALFTAPVMPNTSADVWRRLGLGDITRVTDVLAAAEWGGLPARSPVTKGEALFPRIYQDE; encoded by the coding sequence GTGAGCAAGGCCCCGTTCTACGTCACCACTCCCATCTACTACGTGAACGCCGAACCGCACCTTGGCACGGCGTACACGACCATCGCAGCCGACGCCATCGCGCGGTACCGGCGCATGACCGGCAACGACGTGCGCTTCCTCACCGGTCTCGACGAGCACGGGCAGAAGATCGCGCAGGCTGCAGAAGAGCACGACATGGACCCCCAGGCGTGGGTGGACTCGATCGCACCCAAGTTCCAGGAAGCCTGGGCCATGCTCGGCATCACCTACGACGACTTCATCCGCACCACAGAAGAGCGTCACAAGCGCGGTGTGGCTGCGTTCTGGACGAAGCTTCACGACGAGGGTTGGCTCTACCAGGGCCACTACGAGGGCTGGTACTGCGTGCCCGACGAGACCTTCTGGACCGAGGAGCAACTCGAGGACGGCAAATGCCCGCAGTGCGGCCGCGACGTGCAGCAGATCCGCGAGGACAACTGGTTCTTCAAGCTCTCCGAATTCGGCGATCGGCTGCTCGAGTTCTACGCCGCCAATCCCGAGTTCGTGCAGCCCGACACACGCCGCAACGAGGTCGTCTCCTTCGTGACCGGCGGCCTCAAGGATCTCTCGATCTCGCGCACCAACTTCACCTGGGGTGTGCCGCTCCCGTTCGCCGATGGCCATGTCACCTACGTGTGGATCGACGCGCTGCTGAACTACATCACCGCACTCGGCTACGGGAGCGACGACCCTGCCGACGCGGAGCGCTTTGCGCGCTACTGGCCGGCCGACTACCACTTTGTGGGCAAGGACATCATCCGGTTCCACTGCGTGATCTGGCCGGCGATGCTCATGGCGGCCGGCATCGCGCCGCCCAAGAGCGTCTTCGCGCACGGATTCCTGCTCACCAAGGGCGAGAAGATGAGCAAGTCCAAAGGCAACGCGCAGACGCCGGCCTCACTCGTGGAGCGCTTCGGCGTGGACGCGTACCGCTACTACTTCCTGCGCGACGTGGCGTTCGGCCACGACGGGTCGATCTCGATGGAGGCGATGGTCCAGCGCTACAACGGTGACCTCGCCAACGACTGGGGCAACCTGTGTTCGCGCCTGTTCAACATGACCGAGAAGTACTTCGAGGGCCTCGCGCCAGCCGCACCCGACCTGGAGAACGAGACCGACGAGGACGAGACCATGCGTGCCATCGCCGGCTCGCTTCCCGAGACCTACGAGGACCACATGCGGCGCCTCGACTACTCGGCGGCGCTCGAGAGCGCCTGGGAGCTCATCAAGTACGCGAACCGCTACATCGAGAACGCCGCGCCGTGGACGCTCGCCAAGGAGGGCGACACCGCGCGCCTTGGTGCCGTGCTCTACAACGCGCTCGAGGCCGTGCGCATTGCCGCGCTCTTCACCGCGCCGGTGATGCCCAACACCTCGGCCGATGTGTGGCGCCGTCTCGGACTCGGCGACATCACGCGGGTCACCGACGTCCTTGCTGCTGCCGAGTGGGGCGGCCTGCCCGCGAGATCGCCCGTTACCAAGGGCGAGGCGCTGTTTCCGCGCATCTACCAGGACGAGTAG